A DNA window from Jaculus jaculus isolate mJacJac1 chromosome 1, mJacJac1.mat.Y.cur, whole genome shotgun sequence contains the following coding sequences:
- the Bcar1 gene encoding breast cancer anti-estrogen resistance protein 1 isoform X3 — protein sequence MGKNVLAKALYDNVAESPDELSFRKGDIMTVLERDTQGLDGWWLCSLHGRQGIVPGNRLKILVGMYDKKPAGPAPGPPATPAQPQPSLPQSLHSSVPPASQYTPMLPTAYQPQSDSVYLVPTPNKAQQGLYQAPGPSPQFQSPPAKQTPTFSKQMPHHPFPSPATDLYQVPPGPGSPAQDIYQVPPSAGIGHDIYQVPPSMDTRNWEGTKPPSKVVVPTRVGQGYVYETSQPEQDEYDIPRHLLAPGPQDIYDVPPVRGLPSSQYGQEVYDTPPMAVKGPNGRDPLLDVYDVPPSVEKGLPPSSHHAVYDVPPSVSKDVPDGPLQREETYDVPPAFAKAKPFDPTRHPLILAAPPSDSLPAEDVYDVPPPAPALYDVPPGLRRPGPGTLYDVPRERTLPAEVADGSTVDDGVYAVPPPAEREAPADGKRLSASSTGSTRSSQSASSLEVAVPGREPLELEVAVESLSRLQQGVSATVAHLLDLVGSAGGAGGWHSNPEPQEPQVQDLRAAVAAVQGAVHELLEFARGAVSNATHTSDRTLHAKLNRQLQKMEGVHQTLTVHGQVLDNGRGGPGVTLEDLDRLVACSRAVPEDAKQLASFLHGNASLLFRRTKAPAPGPEGGGSQHPNPTDKASSIQSRPLPSPPKFTSQDSPDGQYENSEGGWMEDYDYVHLQGKEEFEKTQKELLEKGNIIRQGKGQLELQQLKQFERLEQEVSRPIDHDLANWTAAQPLAPGRTGALGPSDRQLLLFYLEQCEANLTTLTDAVEAFFTAVATNQPPKIFVAHSKFVILSAHKLVFIGDTLSRQAKAADVRSQVTHYSNLLCDLLRGIVATTKAAALQYPSPSAAQDMVDRVKELGHSTQQFRRVLGQLAAA from the exons AATGTGCTGGCCAAAGCCCTCTATGACAATGTAGCTGAGTCCCCAGATGAGCTCTCCTTCCGAAAGGGCGACATCATGACGGTGCTGGAGCGAGACACACAAGGCCTGGATGGCTGGTGGCTCTGCTCACTGCATGGGCGTCAGGGCATTGTGCCTGGGAACCGCCTCAAGATCCTAGTCGGCATGTACGACAAGAAGCCAGCAGGGCCTGCCCCAGGCCCACCTGCCaccccagcccagccccagcctAGCCTCCCCCAGAgcctccattcctcagtacccccaGCATCCCAGTACACACCCATGCTCCCCACTGCATACCAGCCCCAGTCTGATAGTGTCTACCTGGTACCCACTCCCAACAAGGCTCAGCAAGGCCTCTACCAAGCCCCTGGGCCCAGCCCGCAATTTCAATCACCACCAGCCAAGCAGACACCTACGTTTTCAAAGCAGATGCCCCATCACCCATTTCCCAGCCCAGCCACAGACCTCTACCAGGTGCCCCCAGGGCCTGGAAGTCCTGCTCAGGACATTTACCAGGTGCCACCTTCTGCGGGCATAGGGCATGACATCTACCAGGTCCCTCCATCCATGGACACCCGCAACTGGGAAGGGACAAAGCCACCGTCAAAG GTGGTGGTGCCTACCCGAGTGGGGCAGGGCTACGTTTATGAGACCTCCCAGCCAGAGCAGGACGAGTATGACATCCCGCGCCATCTGCTAGCCCCAGGACCTCAGGACATCTACGATGTACCCCCTGTTCGAGGACTGCCTTCCAGCCAGTATGGCCAGGAG GTATATGACACCCCCCCTATGGCTGTCAAGGGTCCCAATGGCCGAGACCCACTGCTAGATGTGTATGACGTGCCTCCCAGCGTGGAGAAGGGCTTACCACCATCCAGTCACCATGCG GTATATGATGTTCCTCCATCGGTGAGCAAAGATGTTCCCGACGGCCCACTGCAGCGTGAGGAGACTTATGATGTACCTCCTGCCTTCGCCAAGGCCAAGCCCTTTGACCCAACCCGCCACCCGCTGATCCTCGCCGCACCTCCATCAGACTCTCTGCCAGCTGAAGATGTGTATGACGTGCCacctcctgcccctgccctcTATGACGTGCCCCCTGGCTTGCGGAGGCCTGGCCCTGGCACACTGTATGACGTGCCTCGTGAACGGACGCTTCCCGCTGAGGTGGCTGACGGGAGTACGGTTGATGATGGTGTGTATGCTGTGCCCCCGCCAGCTGAGCGAGAGGCCCCCGCTGATGGCAAGCGCCTGTCAGCCTCCAGCACGGGCAGCACGCGCAGCAGCCAGTCGGCATCCTCCTTGGAGGTAGCAGTGCCAGGCCGTGAGCCCCTCGAACTGGAAGTTGCTGTGGAGTCCCTGTCTCGGCTGCAGCAGGGTGTGAGTGCCACCGTAGCCCACCTTCTGGACCTGGTGGGCAGTGCCggtggggctgggggctggcaTAGCAACCCTGAGCCTCAAGAGCCACAGGTGCAGGACCTGAGGGCTGCAGTGGCAGCTGTCCAGGGAGCCGtccatgagctactggagtttgCCCGTGGTGCCGTGAGCAATGCTACCCACACCTCTGACCGCACCCTGCATGCCAAGCTTAACCGGCAACTACAGAAGATGGAGGGTGTGCACCAGACGCTCACGGTCCATGGTCAGGTTCTTGACAATGGCCGGGGAGGCCCAGGAGTCACTCTTGAAGACCTGGACCGCTTGGTGGCCTGCTCACGGGCTGTGCCTGAGGATGCCAAGCAGCTGGCCTCATTTTTGCATGGCAATGCCTCGCTGCTCTTCAGACGGACCAAGGCCCCTGCCCCAGGGCCCGAGGGAGGTGGTTCCCAGCACCCCAATCCCACTGATAAGGCCAGCAGCATCCAGTCACGGCCTCTGCCCTCGCCCCCCAAGTTCACCTCTCAGGACTCTCCAGATGGGCAGTATGAGAACAGCGAGGGGGGCTGGATGGAAGATTATGACTATGTCCATTTGCAG GGGAAGGAAGAGTTTGAGAAGACCCAGAAGGAGTTGTTGGAAAAGGGCAACATCATACGGCAGGGGAAAGGGCAGCTGGAGCTGCAGCAG CTAAAGCAGTTTGAGCGACTAGAGCAGGAGGTGTCTCGTCCCATAGACCACGACCTGGCCAACTGGACAGCAGCCCAGCCCCTGGCGCCTGGGCGGACGGGGGCCCTAGGGCCCTCAGACCGGCAACTTCTCCTCTTCTACTTGGAGCAGTGCGAGGCCAACCTGACCACGCTGACCGACGCTGTAGAAGCTTTCTTCACTGCCGTAGCCACCAACCAACCACCCAAGATCTTTGTGGCACACAGCAAGTTTGTCATCCTCAGTGCCCACAAACTGGTGTTCATTGGGGACACACTGTCAAGGCAGGCCAAGGCAGCCGATGTGCGCAGTCAGGTGACGCACTACAGTAACCTGCTGTGTGACCTCCTGCGTGGCATTGTGGCCACCACAAAGGCTGCTGCCCTGCAGTACCCGTCACCCTCTGCAGCCCAGGACATGGTAGACAGAGTCAAGGAGCTAGGCCACAGCACCCAGCAGTTTCGCCGGGTCCTAGGCCAGCTGGCTGCTGCCTGA
- the Bcar1 gene encoding breast cancer anti-estrogen resistance protein 1 isoform X1: MSVPNVLAKALYDNVAESPDELSFRKGDIMTVLERDTQGLDGWWLCSLHGRQGIVPGNRLKILVGMYDKKPAGPAPGPPATPAQPQPSLPQSLHSSVPPASQYTPMLPTAYQPQSDSVYLVPTPNKAQQGLYQAPGPSPQFQSPPAKQTPTFSKQMPHHPFPSPATDLYQVPPGPGSPAQDIYQVPPSAGIGHDIYQVPPSMDTRNWEGTKPPSKVVVPTRVGQGYVYETSQPEQDEYDIPRHLLAPGPQDIYDVPPVRGLPSSQYGQEVYDTPPMAVKGPNGRDPLLDVYDVPPSVEKGLPPSSHHAVYDVPPSVSKDVPDGPLQREETYDVPPAFAKAKPFDPTRHPLILAAPPSDSLPAEDVYDVPPPAPALYDVPPGLRRPGPGTLYDVPRERTLPAEVADGSTVDDGVYAVPPPAEREAPADGKRLSASSTGSTRSSQSASSLEVAVPGREPLELEVAVESLSRLQQGVSATVAHLLDLVGSAGGAGGWHSNPEPQEPQVQDLRAAVAAVQGAVHELLEFARGAVSNATHTSDRTLHAKLNRQLQKMEGVHQTLTVHGQVLDNGRGGPGVTLEDLDRLVACSRAVPEDAKQLASFLHGNASLLFRRTKAPAPGPEGGGSQHPNPTDKASSIQSRPLPSPPKFTSQDSPDGQYENSEGGWMEDYDYVHLQGKEEFEKTQKELLEKGNIIRQGKGQLELQQLKQFERLEQEVSRPIDHDLANWTAAQPLAPGRTGALGPSDRQLLLFYLEQCEANLTTLTDAVEAFFTAVATNQPPKIFVAHSKFVILSAHKLVFIGDTLSRQAKAADVRSQVTHYSNLLCDLLRGIVATTKAAALQYPSPSAAQDMVDRVKELGHSTQQFRRVLGQLAAA; this comes from the exons AATGTGCTGGCCAAAGCCCTCTATGACAATGTAGCTGAGTCCCCAGATGAGCTCTCCTTCCGAAAGGGCGACATCATGACGGTGCTGGAGCGAGACACACAAGGCCTGGATGGCTGGTGGCTCTGCTCACTGCATGGGCGTCAGGGCATTGTGCCTGGGAACCGCCTCAAGATCCTAGTCGGCATGTACGACAAGAAGCCAGCAGGGCCTGCCCCAGGCCCACCTGCCaccccagcccagccccagcctAGCCTCCCCCAGAgcctccattcctcagtacccccaGCATCCCAGTACACACCCATGCTCCCCACTGCATACCAGCCCCAGTCTGATAGTGTCTACCTGGTACCCACTCCCAACAAGGCTCAGCAAGGCCTCTACCAAGCCCCTGGGCCCAGCCCGCAATTTCAATCACCACCAGCCAAGCAGACACCTACGTTTTCAAAGCAGATGCCCCATCACCCATTTCCCAGCCCAGCCACAGACCTCTACCAGGTGCCCCCAGGGCCTGGAAGTCCTGCTCAGGACATTTACCAGGTGCCACCTTCTGCGGGCATAGGGCATGACATCTACCAGGTCCCTCCATCCATGGACACCCGCAACTGGGAAGGGACAAAGCCACCGTCAAAG GTGGTGGTGCCTACCCGAGTGGGGCAGGGCTACGTTTATGAGACCTCCCAGCCAGAGCAGGACGAGTATGACATCCCGCGCCATCTGCTAGCCCCAGGACCTCAGGACATCTACGATGTACCCCCTGTTCGAGGACTGCCTTCCAGCCAGTATGGCCAGGAG GTATATGACACCCCCCCTATGGCTGTCAAGGGTCCCAATGGCCGAGACCCACTGCTAGATGTGTATGACGTGCCTCCCAGCGTGGAGAAGGGCTTACCACCATCCAGTCACCATGCG GTATATGATGTTCCTCCATCGGTGAGCAAAGATGTTCCCGACGGCCCACTGCAGCGTGAGGAGACTTATGATGTACCTCCTGCCTTCGCCAAGGCCAAGCCCTTTGACCCAACCCGCCACCCGCTGATCCTCGCCGCACCTCCATCAGACTCTCTGCCAGCTGAAGATGTGTATGACGTGCCacctcctgcccctgccctcTATGACGTGCCCCCTGGCTTGCGGAGGCCTGGCCCTGGCACACTGTATGACGTGCCTCGTGAACGGACGCTTCCCGCTGAGGTGGCTGACGGGAGTACGGTTGATGATGGTGTGTATGCTGTGCCCCCGCCAGCTGAGCGAGAGGCCCCCGCTGATGGCAAGCGCCTGTCAGCCTCCAGCACGGGCAGCACGCGCAGCAGCCAGTCGGCATCCTCCTTGGAGGTAGCAGTGCCAGGCCGTGAGCCCCTCGAACTGGAAGTTGCTGTGGAGTCCCTGTCTCGGCTGCAGCAGGGTGTGAGTGCCACCGTAGCCCACCTTCTGGACCTGGTGGGCAGTGCCggtggggctgggggctggcaTAGCAACCCTGAGCCTCAAGAGCCACAGGTGCAGGACCTGAGGGCTGCAGTGGCAGCTGTCCAGGGAGCCGtccatgagctactggagtttgCCCGTGGTGCCGTGAGCAATGCTACCCACACCTCTGACCGCACCCTGCATGCCAAGCTTAACCGGCAACTACAGAAGATGGAGGGTGTGCACCAGACGCTCACGGTCCATGGTCAGGTTCTTGACAATGGCCGGGGAGGCCCAGGAGTCACTCTTGAAGACCTGGACCGCTTGGTGGCCTGCTCACGGGCTGTGCCTGAGGATGCCAAGCAGCTGGCCTCATTTTTGCATGGCAATGCCTCGCTGCTCTTCAGACGGACCAAGGCCCCTGCCCCAGGGCCCGAGGGAGGTGGTTCCCAGCACCCCAATCCCACTGATAAGGCCAGCAGCATCCAGTCACGGCCTCTGCCCTCGCCCCCCAAGTTCACCTCTCAGGACTCTCCAGATGGGCAGTATGAGAACAGCGAGGGGGGCTGGATGGAAGATTATGACTATGTCCATTTGCAG GGGAAGGAAGAGTTTGAGAAGACCCAGAAGGAGTTGTTGGAAAAGGGCAACATCATACGGCAGGGGAAAGGGCAGCTGGAGCTGCAGCAG CTAAAGCAGTTTGAGCGACTAGAGCAGGAGGTGTCTCGTCCCATAGACCACGACCTGGCCAACTGGACAGCAGCCCAGCCCCTGGCGCCTGGGCGGACGGGGGCCCTAGGGCCCTCAGACCGGCAACTTCTCCTCTTCTACTTGGAGCAGTGCGAGGCCAACCTGACCACGCTGACCGACGCTGTAGAAGCTTTCTTCACTGCCGTAGCCACCAACCAACCACCCAAGATCTTTGTGGCACACAGCAAGTTTGTCATCCTCAGTGCCCACAAACTGGTGTTCATTGGGGACACACTGTCAAGGCAGGCCAAGGCAGCCGATGTGCGCAGTCAGGTGACGCACTACAGTAACCTGCTGTGTGACCTCCTGCGTGGCATTGTGGCCACCACAAAGGCTGCTGCCCTGCAGTACCCGTCACCCTCTGCAGCCCAGGACATGGTAGACAGAGTCAAGGAGCTAGGCCACAGCACCCAGCAGTTTCGCCGGGTCCTAGGCCAGCTGGCTGCTGCCTGA
- the Bcar1 gene encoding breast cancer anti-estrogen resistance protein 1 isoform X2: MNYLNVLAKALYDNVAESPDELSFRKGDIMTVLERDTQGLDGWWLCSLHGRQGIVPGNRLKILVGMYDKKPAGPAPGPPATPAQPQPSLPQSLHSSVPPASQYTPMLPTAYQPQSDSVYLVPTPNKAQQGLYQAPGPSPQFQSPPAKQTPTFSKQMPHHPFPSPATDLYQVPPGPGSPAQDIYQVPPSAGIGHDIYQVPPSMDTRNWEGTKPPSKVVVPTRVGQGYVYETSQPEQDEYDIPRHLLAPGPQDIYDVPPVRGLPSSQYGQEVYDTPPMAVKGPNGRDPLLDVYDVPPSVEKGLPPSSHHAVYDVPPSVSKDVPDGPLQREETYDVPPAFAKAKPFDPTRHPLILAAPPSDSLPAEDVYDVPPPAPALYDVPPGLRRPGPGTLYDVPRERTLPAEVADGSTVDDGVYAVPPPAEREAPADGKRLSASSTGSTRSSQSASSLEVAVPGREPLELEVAVESLSRLQQGVSATVAHLLDLVGSAGGAGGWHSNPEPQEPQVQDLRAAVAAVQGAVHELLEFARGAVSNATHTSDRTLHAKLNRQLQKMEGVHQTLTVHGQVLDNGRGGPGVTLEDLDRLVACSRAVPEDAKQLASFLHGNASLLFRRTKAPAPGPEGGGSQHPNPTDKASSIQSRPLPSPPKFTSQDSPDGQYENSEGGWMEDYDYVHLQGKEEFEKTQKELLEKGNIIRQGKGQLELQQLKQFERLEQEVSRPIDHDLANWTAAQPLAPGRTGALGPSDRQLLLFYLEQCEANLTTLTDAVEAFFTAVATNQPPKIFVAHSKFVILSAHKLVFIGDTLSRQAKAADVRSQVTHYSNLLCDLLRGIVATTKAAALQYPSPSAAQDMVDRVKELGHSTQQFRRVLGQLAAA, encoded by the exons AATGTGCTGGCCAAAGCCCTCTATGACAATGTAGCTGAGTCCCCAGATGAGCTCTCCTTCCGAAAGGGCGACATCATGACGGTGCTGGAGCGAGACACACAAGGCCTGGATGGCTGGTGGCTCTGCTCACTGCATGGGCGTCAGGGCATTGTGCCTGGGAACCGCCTCAAGATCCTAGTCGGCATGTACGACAAGAAGCCAGCAGGGCCTGCCCCAGGCCCACCTGCCaccccagcccagccccagcctAGCCTCCCCCAGAgcctccattcctcagtacccccaGCATCCCAGTACACACCCATGCTCCCCACTGCATACCAGCCCCAGTCTGATAGTGTCTACCTGGTACCCACTCCCAACAAGGCTCAGCAAGGCCTCTACCAAGCCCCTGGGCCCAGCCCGCAATTTCAATCACCACCAGCCAAGCAGACACCTACGTTTTCAAAGCAGATGCCCCATCACCCATTTCCCAGCCCAGCCACAGACCTCTACCAGGTGCCCCCAGGGCCTGGAAGTCCTGCTCAGGACATTTACCAGGTGCCACCTTCTGCGGGCATAGGGCATGACATCTACCAGGTCCCTCCATCCATGGACACCCGCAACTGGGAAGGGACAAAGCCACCGTCAAAG GTGGTGGTGCCTACCCGAGTGGGGCAGGGCTACGTTTATGAGACCTCCCAGCCAGAGCAGGACGAGTATGACATCCCGCGCCATCTGCTAGCCCCAGGACCTCAGGACATCTACGATGTACCCCCTGTTCGAGGACTGCCTTCCAGCCAGTATGGCCAGGAG GTATATGACACCCCCCCTATGGCTGTCAAGGGTCCCAATGGCCGAGACCCACTGCTAGATGTGTATGACGTGCCTCCCAGCGTGGAGAAGGGCTTACCACCATCCAGTCACCATGCG GTATATGATGTTCCTCCATCGGTGAGCAAAGATGTTCCCGACGGCCCACTGCAGCGTGAGGAGACTTATGATGTACCTCCTGCCTTCGCCAAGGCCAAGCCCTTTGACCCAACCCGCCACCCGCTGATCCTCGCCGCACCTCCATCAGACTCTCTGCCAGCTGAAGATGTGTATGACGTGCCacctcctgcccctgccctcTATGACGTGCCCCCTGGCTTGCGGAGGCCTGGCCCTGGCACACTGTATGACGTGCCTCGTGAACGGACGCTTCCCGCTGAGGTGGCTGACGGGAGTACGGTTGATGATGGTGTGTATGCTGTGCCCCCGCCAGCTGAGCGAGAGGCCCCCGCTGATGGCAAGCGCCTGTCAGCCTCCAGCACGGGCAGCACGCGCAGCAGCCAGTCGGCATCCTCCTTGGAGGTAGCAGTGCCAGGCCGTGAGCCCCTCGAACTGGAAGTTGCTGTGGAGTCCCTGTCTCGGCTGCAGCAGGGTGTGAGTGCCACCGTAGCCCACCTTCTGGACCTGGTGGGCAGTGCCggtggggctgggggctggcaTAGCAACCCTGAGCCTCAAGAGCCACAGGTGCAGGACCTGAGGGCTGCAGTGGCAGCTGTCCAGGGAGCCGtccatgagctactggagtttgCCCGTGGTGCCGTGAGCAATGCTACCCACACCTCTGACCGCACCCTGCATGCCAAGCTTAACCGGCAACTACAGAAGATGGAGGGTGTGCACCAGACGCTCACGGTCCATGGTCAGGTTCTTGACAATGGCCGGGGAGGCCCAGGAGTCACTCTTGAAGACCTGGACCGCTTGGTGGCCTGCTCACGGGCTGTGCCTGAGGATGCCAAGCAGCTGGCCTCATTTTTGCATGGCAATGCCTCGCTGCTCTTCAGACGGACCAAGGCCCCTGCCCCAGGGCCCGAGGGAGGTGGTTCCCAGCACCCCAATCCCACTGATAAGGCCAGCAGCATCCAGTCACGGCCTCTGCCCTCGCCCCCCAAGTTCACCTCTCAGGACTCTCCAGATGGGCAGTATGAGAACAGCGAGGGGGGCTGGATGGAAGATTATGACTATGTCCATTTGCAG GGGAAGGAAGAGTTTGAGAAGACCCAGAAGGAGTTGTTGGAAAAGGGCAACATCATACGGCAGGGGAAAGGGCAGCTGGAGCTGCAGCAG CTAAAGCAGTTTGAGCGACTAGAGCAGGAGGTGTCTCGTCCCATAGACCACGACCTGGCCAACTGGACAGCAGCCCAGCCCCTGGCGCCTGGGCGGACGGGGGCCCTAGGGCCCTCAGACCGGCAACTTCTCCTCTTCTACTTGGAGCAGTGCGAGGCCAACCTGACCACGCTGACCGACGCTGTAGAAGCTTTCTTCACTGCCGTAGCCACCAACCAACCACCCAAGATCTTTGTGGCACACAGCAAGTTTGTCATCCTCAGTGCCCACAAACTGGTGTTCATTGGGGACACACTGTCAAGGCAGGCCAAGGCAGCCGATGTGCGCAGTCAGGTGACGCACTACAGTAACCTGCTGTGTGACCTCCTGCGTGGCATTGTGGCCACCACAAAGGCTGCTGCCCTGCAGTACCCGTCACCCTCTGCAGCCCAGGACATGGTAGACAGAGTCAAGGAGCTAGGCCACAGCACCCAGCAGTTTCGCCGGGTCCTAGGCCAGCTGGCTGCTGCCTGA